A single region of the Streptomyces sp. AM 4-1-1 genome encodes:
- a CDS encoding ATP-binding cassette domain-containing protein, giving the protein MALQFSGIDFRYRRTSSVFTGLNLVIDSPATVLLGPNGAGKSTLMALAATQLAPHQGSVAWGGIKPTDRRSRAEYVRRVAWLPQDVMAVPGLTVREQVAYMGWLKGMSRKSAWDASVDALARVRLTDLADRRSHQVSGGQRRRMGLAGALTHRSELILLDEPTAGLDPTQRKVFRGLLEQLTADVHVMVSTHQTEDLADLYSEVVVLDQGHVRFQGGTEAFHALAGQPHLPSVREQAEAAYAHLVRQEA; this is encoded by the coding sequence ATGGCACTGCAGTTCAGCGGAATCGACTTCCGCTACCGGCGGACGTCGTCGGTCTTCACGGGGCTGAACCTTGTCATCGACAGTCCGGCGACTGTCTTGCTGGGCCCCAACGGCGCGGGTAAGTCAACCCTGATGGCGCTGGCGGCGACTCAACTGGCCCCGCACCAAGGCAGTGTCGCTTGGGGCGGGATCAAGCCGACCGATCGTCGGTCGAGGGCGGAGTACGTCCGGAGGGTGGCTTGGCTGCCCCAGGACGTCATGGCCGTACCGGGCCTGACGGTACGCGAGCAGGTGGCCTATATGGGCTGGCTGAAAGGTATGTCACGGAAGTCCGCGTGGGACGCCTCGGTCGACGCGCTGGCCCGTGTGAGACTCACCGACTTGGCGGACCGACGCAGTCATCAGGTGTCCGGAGGGCAAAGGCGCAGAATGGGCTTGGCGGGAGCGCTGACTCATCGGAGTGAACTCATCTTGTTGGACGAGCCAACAGCCGGCCTTGACCCGACGCAACGCAAGGTCTTCCGGGGGTTGCTTGAGCAACTCACCGCTGACGTGCATGTGATGGTGTCCACCCACCAGACCGAGGATCTCGCCGACCTCTACTCCGAGGTCGTTGTACTCGACCAAGGGCATGTCCGTTTTCAGGGTGGTACCGAAGCGTTCCATGCCCTCGCCGGACAGCCCCACCTTCCCAGCGTCAGGGAACAGGCCGAAGCCGCCTACGCCCACCTTGTCCGCCAGGAGGCGTAA
- a CDS encoding DUF397 domain-containing protein, whose protein sequence is MMSTDGMPGVAWRKSSYSGNNGGDCVEVGSGLSGVVPVRDSKVPAGPVLVLADGAWAGFVSAVCTGELSA, encoded by the coding sequence ATGATGAGTACAGACGGTATGCCCGGTGTGGCATGGCGTAAGAGCAGCTACAGCGGCAACAACGGTGGTGACTGCGTCGAGGTCGGGTCCGGGCTGTCGGGTGTTGTTCCGGTCCGTGACAGCAAGGTGCCGGCCGGTCCGGTGCTGGTGCTCGCCGACGGCGCGTGGGCCGGGTTCGTCTCCGCCGTGTGTACGGGAGAGTTGAGCGCCTGA
- a CDS encoding helix-turn-helix transcriptional regulator has protein sequence MAYADELDPSSSVLSFYATELRRRREAAGISQRELAKRAHMAPSLLNKIEAAKRLPSRELSQLCDETFGLVDHFQRLWPLVIKYAYPAWFRPYVDLEEAATVIRSFQAQVMPGLLQTEAYARAVLSAGRPNPYVVDEMVTARLERQHILDRKNAPELWVVLDENALRRCVGSPETMRAQLEQLVTAAETPSTVIQVIPYDSGVHAGVDGSFSTLRLDEGPDVVYVDGFLQGQILAEPAHVKEAERAYDLLTADALSTSRSIDLIVKAMKELNA, from the coding sequence ATGGCATACGCAGACGAGCTTGACCCCTCGTCATCCGTTCTTTCGTTCTACGCAACGGAGCTTCGACGACGCCGGGAGGCGGCGGGCATCTCCCAGCGGGAGCTGGCCAAACGGGCGCACATGGCCCCTTCGCTGCTCAACAAGATCGAGGCGGCGAAGCGATTGCCGAGCAGGGAGCTGTCCCAACTCTGCGATGAGACCTTCGGGTTGGTGGACCACTTCCAACGGCTGTGGCCACTGGTCATCAAGTACGCGTATCCGGCGTGGTTCCGGCCGTACGTCGACCTCGAAGAGGCCGCGACCGTGATTCGGTCGTTCCAGGCTCAGGTGATGCCGGGGCTACTTCAGACCGAGGCGTACGCGAGGGCTGTGCTGTCGGCGGGACGACCGAATCCCTATGTCGTTGACGAGATGGTGACGGCTCGGTTGGAGCGGCAGCACATCCTGGATCGAAAGAACGCGCCTGAGTTGTGGGTCGTTCTGGACGAGAACGCGTTGCGCCGGTGCGTGGGCAGCCCTGAGACCATGCGGGCCCAGTTGGAGCAGTTGGTGACGGCCGCCGAGACTCCCAGCACGGTGATCCAGGTGATTCCGTACGACAGTGGTGTCCATGCCGGTGTGGATGGCTCGTTCTCCACCCTCAGGTTGGACGAAGGACCCGATGTGGTCTACGTGGACGGCTTTTTGCAGGGGCAGATCCTTGCTGAGCCAGCACATGTCAAGGAGGCCGAGCGTGCCTATGATCTGCTGACAGCAGACGCGCTCTCAACCAGTCGGTCGATCGACCTGATTGTCAAAGCCATGAAGGAACTGAACGCATGA